One window from the genome of Paramisgurnus dabryanus chromosome 20, PD_genome_1.1, whole genome shotgun sequence encodes:
- the cox16 gene encoding cytochrome c oxidase assembly protein COX16 homolog, mitochondrial produces MWNQIRKLQKNRTAKYGIPMLLLVVGGSFGLREFTQIRYDAQKMRKKLDPALEARINPQKQSVILQEEYEKLKELDLEGWKNIRGPRPWEDSKEYQEQQRAQLGKGT; encoded by the exons ATGTGGAATCAAATACGTAAACTGCAAAAGAACAGAACGGCGAAATATGGTATCCCAATGCTG CTGCTGGTCGTAGGAGGGTCGTTTGGATTAAGAGAATTCACACAGATTCGTTATGATGCACAGAAGATGCGAAAGAAG CTGGACCCTGCACTGGAAGCACGAATAAACCCTCAAAAGCAGAGCGTCATACTTCAGGAAGAGTATGAG AAACTGAAGGAATTGGATTTGGAGGGATGGAAGAACATCCGTGGCCCACGACCCTGGGAAGATTCTAAAGAGTACCAGGAACAGCAGCGAGCACAACTCGGTAAAGGCACATAA